From Zingiber officinale cultivar Zhangliang chromosome 5B, Zo_v1.1, whole genome shotgun sequence, the proteins below share one genomic window:
- the LOC121984627 gene encoding uncharacterized protein LOC121984627 gives MDSRLTEERTTGLDLNAGELEQGSSDSGAELVSDTGGEVSTSAECLVFRNSEGSVLAADGVADCSDAAEITESLRNREEKQSGTRNPFFTGCEADHTPERNVVETLNVLALDVEGEIKPAEFEKSGSEVETFEKLESSLTVKTSLENAAHTDNSLKGRILLAGNEIFERHLASADESEVQGKVEMYYMERAGVSKTAEAMNAHYPCENKNKGIQCSPCEANFNGEKDECLKNEDEAELVEEDTRNEEKQDNMSNVSFDNDSVASALQDKVLDSVVLEHHSRVGTCKPEISTFGGAHDLGKAEPTTFDLDGDGVEIAEDTPCPEGIKVEISEFKNQTECKEEPLSDKVWNQKVDELTPPDEHVAVSVVDEPEKRAFGDGKLESKLVDTECSSGSGSSANHAFLEADKLEVQVNTGDECMEASDGIELSGDPEKVIQVANDDSEMGLGTDALDAAAEADGAPSQILLQDGNAIKLPQDCLSSADKIEGLQKEAVNWKVVNELCHGTEVSVVGSSVQNEGSTHSVLTDDMEVVSTDNHYKESVELDRPTVAGESSMLHSSENNTFGTEMTYVDLIQNDHDEESSIQQKHFKKVGVVSSDGDENNQVNNDKINSDMTGPIMEVNISEKDPLGEYIPDVSFMISTESDADIDIQVVEVDTGDIHLLEEAHMIERVSGAETETEEMEIDRWNMKNNESSAAVNDSISNPQVLMSKNQFVVDEKLSVGDARVSSSNLVLEAKSDQDMMIDEELSNGNKQTVAHVAAEAEISIEDIGQHTCYSFPSKDEYDFTISDLVWGKVKSHPWWPGQIFDVSDASDLALKYQKKDNFLVAYFGDKTFAWCDESQLKHFEIHFPQLEKQSTSDVFTSAVDGTLDEFSRRIGLGMTCFCLPEVISINCQKVENAGVRKGSNGYLLDRPSILSYFEPVKLLEYIKNLAQFPDYDTDRLSLVLANAQLKALYRSKGYPELPSFNLFDGGIIDCDDDISHLNSESIGKDLFEQSCHILCDSGEQRSRGHKKQKHVLEDGKKQKSLSELMLPEDSQLENGVIIKSFIEADHDSVPCSSSKRHKIIDIDSSDSARSKKRRPESIGDMEMCLPSPAIKSSFKVGEYIRRVASQLTGSSSNLRTSNEASLKVCKGDSVYDDFASDSFGDTTMESPSFELDDSEYYASPNEMFLLLHLAARDPIEGYDYLSSLISFFTKFRNYCVSSSASEEKHLEEERAEKDKKRRVEALSVFSEMIETDHMMDSYWSDLISHNRPTKIEVEVHAPAQRKKRKTSRQTSALISVPVVQATEHIQIGIACPTMKQVLSSDRPIISVNAKIVDRCMPTALVLNFNKSSPLPSEVDLIRIFCRYGPIVEVATEVQQESNSVKLIFKRITDAEMAFSSARKYGWFGPSLLSYHLRYLSSTPDTFADIQQSDNYAALPEHSNLETPGNDSDSNLKNKCDAVSMESLCADIPCDHPSVSNAYIDTNSQNQSELVFAGNGRTDTTAVLHTSASDTSPNNSLLMQSDTAITEESKTDFSGDHLSVSVASPDSDVKNQDNAVLVQSNTDANLPRDIHPPTSNICSDTDLQDKYDTVSDIILQENSDALVRSTDSDIHNELHPCIYEVLPDNLDDKGDAVMIESRPVASLDSDILNQGDAVPLDSDTNDLPCDLHSPIYDTSADTNLQEKHETVSDTTISDVIVRDCAGIHSELRASISDAPILNDLHAKSDALLIERSVTSLDFDVQTQSDVVLNESSTISLPCDRHPLRAGSSQDLHEKCETVSNINIDENSNLVVRDDNNSDSGSQHHASLPDAVLIENSEIQLPGSIHPSFYIASTEAGLQCESDPLLTESSNVSSSNTIHGSTLDASPYSEP, from the exons ATGGATTCGCGCCTAACGGAGGAGCGCACCACGGGCCTGGACTTGAACGCAGGGGAGCTGGAACAAGGAAGTTCGGACTCAGGTGCTGAACTTGTTTCTGATACTGGAGGAGAAGTAAGCACCAGTGCAGAATGTTTGGTTTTTCGTAACTCGGAAGGAAGCGTTTTGGCTGCTGACGGAGTCGCGGATTGTAGCGACGCTGCAGAAATAACAGAGAGTTTGAGGAATCGAGAGGAGAAGCAAAGTGGTACAAGAAATCCTTTCTTCACTGGTTGTGAAGCTGATCATACACCAGAAAGGAATGTGGTTGAGACATTGAACGTACTGGCGCTTGATGTTGAAGGTGAGATCAAGCCAGCCGAGTTTGAAAAGAGTGGTAGTGAAGTTGAAACCTTTGAGAAGCTTGAATCTTCTTTGACAGTGAAAACAAGTTTGGAGAATGCTGCACACACTGATAACTCACTAAAGGGAAGAATTCTGCTGGCAGGAAATGAAATATTTGAACGCCATTTGGCGTCTGCAGATGAATCTGAAGTTCAGGGAAAGGTAGAAATGTATTACATGGAAAGAGCAGGTGTTAGCAAGACTGCAGAAGCAATGAATGCTCATTATCCTTGTGAGAACAAAAACAAGGGCATTCAGTGTTCTCCTTGTGAAGCAAATTTTAATGGAGAGAAAGATGAGTGTTTGAAGAATGAAGATGAAGCTGAGCTTGTGGAGGAAGATACAAGGAATGAAGAGAAGCAAGATAACATGTCAAATGTCTCATTCGACAATGATTCAGTTGCTTCAGCTCTTCAGGATAAAGTCCTTGATTCAGTAGTTTTGGAGCATCATAGCCGAGTTGGCACTTGCAAACCTGAAATTAGTACATTTGGTGGAGCCCATGATCTGGGGAAGGCAGAACCAACCACTTTTGATCTTGATGGGGATGGAGTTGAGATAGCAGAGGATACACCATGTCCAGAGGGTATTAAGGTTGAGATCTCAGAGTTTAAAAATCAAACTGAATGCAAAGAGGAACCCTTATCTGATAAAGTTTGGAACCAGAAAGTTGATGAACTAACACCACCAGACGAGCATGTTGCAGTTTCTGTAGTTGATGAACCTGAAAAGAGAGCTTTTGGTGATGGAAAATTGGAAAGCAAGCTTGTTGACACAGAATGTTCATCAGGGAGTGGTTCTTCTGCCAATCATGCATTTCTGGAAGCTGACAAGTTGGAGGTTCAGGTGAATACAGGGGATGAGTGTATGGAGGCTAGTGATGGAATTGAACTTTCTGGAGATCCAGAGAAGGTAATCCAAGTGGCAAATGATGATTCAGAGATGGGCCTGGGAACTGATGCATTGGATGCAGCTGCTGAAGCTGATGGAGCACCTAGTCAGATATTACTGCAGGATGGCAATGCAATCAAACTACCTCAGGATTGCCTTTCTAGTGCAGATAAAATTGAAGGTTTACAAAAGGAGGCAGTGAATTGGAAGGTCGTTAATGAGCTATGTCATGGAACAGAAGTTTCTGTAGTCGGAAGTTCTGTTCAGAATGAAGGATCAACTCATAGTGTCTTAACTGATGATATGGAAGTTGTCTCTACGGATAATCATTACAAGGAGTCTGTTGAGTTGGATAGACCAACTGTGGCAGGTGAATCTTCCATGTTACATAGTTCTGAGAACAATACTTTTGGAACAGAGATGACTTATGTTGACTTGATTCAGAATGATCATGATGAAGAAAGCTCCATCCAGCAAAAACACTTTAAAAAGGTCGGCGTAGTGTCTTCAGATGGTGATGAAAACAATCAAGtgaataatgataaaataaattcAGATATGACTGGTCCAATTATGGAAGTAAACATTTCTGAAAAAGATCCGTTGGGTGAATATATTCCAGATGTTAGTTTCATGATTTCAACAGAGTCTGATGCAGATATAGACATTCAAGTTGTGGAAGTTGACACTGGAGATATTCACTTATTGGAAGAAGCACACATGATTGAGAGGGTTTCTGGTGCAGAAACAGAAACAGAGGAGATGGAAATTGATCGATGGAACATGAAAAATAATGAAAGTAGTGCTGCAGTAAATGATTCCATTTCAAATCCTCAAGTATTAATGTCAAAGAACCAGTTTGTTGTTGATGAAAAACTCAGTGTGGGAGATGCTAGAGTTTCCTCCTCAAATTTGGTTTTAGAAGCAAAGTCAGACCAAGATATGAtgattgatgaagaactctcAAATGGTAACAAGCAAACAGTCGCACATGTTGCTGCAGAAGCTGAAATTTCAATTGAAGATATTGGCCAACATACCTGTTACTCCTTTCCTTCAAAAGATGAATACGATTTTACTATTTCTGATCTTGTTTGGGGCAAAGTAAAGAGCCATCCTTGGTGGCCTGGCCAAATTTTTGATGTATCTGATGCATCAGATTTGGCATTGAAATATCAAAAAAAGGACAACTTTCTTGTGGCTTATTTTGGGGACAAGACGTTTGCTTGGTGTGATGAATCTCAATTGAAGCATTTTGAGATACATTTCCCACAATTGGAAAAACAAAGCACTTCAGATGTGTTCACAAGTGCAGTTGATGGTACATTGGATGAATTCTCTAGACGCATAGGGTTGGGTATGACTTGTTTCTGTTTGCCTGAAGTTATCAGCATCAATTGCCAAAAGGTTGAGAATGCTGGGGTTCGTAAAGGTAGCAATGGCTATTTGCTTGACAGACCTTCTATTTTAAGCTACTTTGAACCTGTCAAGCTACttgaatatattaaaaatttagctCAGTTCCCTGATTATGATACTGATCGCCTGAGCCTTGTGCTTGCTAATGCTCAGTTGAAGGCACTTTACAGGTCTAAGGGCTATCCAGAACTTCCTTCTTTTAATCTCTTTGATGGTGGAATAATTGACTGTGATGACGACATTTCACACTTAAATTCTGAAAGCATTGGGAAAGATTTGTTCGAGCAATCATGTCATATTCTCTGTGATTCTGGAGAACAGAGATCACGAGGACACAAAAAACAGAAGCATGTATTGGAGGATGGGAAAAAGCAAAAGAGCTTATCTGAGTTAATGCTACCTGAAGATTCTCAGCTAGAAAATGGTGTGATAATTAAATCTTTTATTGAAGCTGATCATGATTCAGTTCCATGTTCTTCTAGCAAGAGGCACAAGATTATTGACATTGATTCATCTGACTCAGCAAGAAGTAAGAAGAGAAGGCCAGAGTCAATAGGAGATATGGAAATGTGCCTACCATCACCAGCTATTAAAAGTTCTTTTAAAGTTGGAGAGTATATACGTCGTGTTGCTAGCCAACTTACTGGGTCTTCCTCTAATCTTAGGACTTCTAACGAGGCATCTCTGAAGGTCTGTAAAGGGGATAGTGTATATGATGATTTTGCGTCTGATAGTTTTGGGGATACTACGATGGAGAGCCCAAGTTTTGAACTAGATGATTCAGAGTATTATGCCTCTCCAAATGAAATGTTCTTGCTGCTGCATTTGGCAGCCAGAGATCCTATTGAAGGGTATGATTATCTATCTAGTCTAATCAGTTTCTTCACTAAATTTAGGAACTACTGTGTTTCTTCTTCTGCTAGTGAAGAGAAACATCTTGAGGAAGAAAGAGCTGAAAAGGATAAGAAACGGAGAGTTGAAGCTTTGTCGGTTTTTTCTGAGATGATAGAAACTGATCACATGATGGATTCTTACTGGTCTGACTTGATATCTCATAACCGCCCTACTAAAATCGAAGTCGAAGTTCATGCTCCGGCTCAAAGGAAAAAGAGGAAAACTTCAAGACAAACATCTGCTCTGATTTCTGTTCCTGTTGTACAAGCCACAGAACATATTCAAATTGGAATAGCTTGTCCCACTATGAAGCAAGTGCTATCCTCAGATAGGCCCATAATCAGTGTCAATGCAAAGATAGTCGATAGGTGTATGCCTACAGCTTTGGTTTTGAATTTCAATAAATCCAGTCCTCTTCCTTCTGAAGTTGATCTGATTAGGATTTTCTGTCGCTATGGGCCCATAGTGGAAGTAGCAACAGAAGTTCAACAGGAGAGCAACAGCGTCAAACTAATTTTTAAGCGGATTACTGATGCCGAGATGGCGTTTAGTAGTGCCAGAAAATATGGATGGTTTGGGCCATCACTTCTCAGTTATCATCTCAGATATCTATCGTCAACACCAGATACTTTTGCTGACATCCAGCAATCAGACAATTATGCTGCACTACCAGAACATAGCAACTTGGAAACTCCAG GGAATGATTCTGATTCCAATCTCAAAAACAAATGTGATGCAGTATCTATGGAGAGTCTCTGTGCAGACATCCCTTGTGACCATCCATCAGTATCTAATGCTTATATAGACACTAATTCCCAGAACCAAAGCGAACTAGTATTCGCTGGGAATGGTAGAACAGACACTACTGCTGTCCTTCATACATCTGCTTCTGATACTTCTCCAAACAACAGTCTCCTGATGCAAAGTGATACAGCGATCACAGAGGAGAGCAAGACAGACTTTTCTGGTGACCATCTGTCAGTGTCAGTTGCTTCTCCAGATTCTGATGTCAAGAACCAAGACAATGCAGTACTTGTGCAGAGTAACACTGATGCCAACCTTCCTCGTGACATCCATCCACCGACATCTAACATTTGTTCAGATACTGATCTCCAAGACAAATATGATACAGTATCAGACATAATTCTCCAAGAAAATAGTGATGCCTTAGTCAGATCCACCGACTCTGACATTCACAATGAACTTCATCCTTGTATATATGAGGTTCTGCCTGATAATCTCGATGACAAAGGTGATGCAGTAATGATAGAGAGCAGGCCAGTTGCTTCTCTAGATTCTGATATTCTGAACCAAGGTGATGCAGTACCCTTGGATAGTGACACGAACGATCTTCCCTGTGATCTTCATTCACCAATATATGACACCTCTGCTGATACCAATCTCCAAGAAAAGCATGAAACAGTGTCAGACACCACCATTAGTGATGTTATAGTTAGAGATTGTGCTGGCATTCACAGTGAACTTCGTGCTTCCATATCTGATGCTCCAATACTTAATGATCTCCATGCAAAAAGTGATGCTTTACTGATAGAGAGATCAGTTACATCTCTAGATTTTGATGTTCAGACCCAAAGTGATGTAGTACTCAATGAGAGTAGCACCATCAGCCTTCCTTGTGACCGTCATCCGTTGAGGGCCGGCTCTTCACAAGATCTCCATGAAAAATGTGAAACGGTATCAAACATCAACATTGATGAAAACAGTAATCTTGTAGTTAGAGACGACAATAACTCTGACTCTGGCAGTCAACATCATGCTTCCTTACCTGACGCGGTACTGATAGAGAACAGTGAGATACAACTTCCTGGTAGCATTCACCCATCATTTTATATTGCTTCTACAGAAGCCGGTCTTCAATGTGAAAGTGATCCACTACTCACAGAAAGTAGTAATGTCAGTTCTTCCAATACTATCCATGGATCAACACTTGATGCTTCTCCATACTCCGAGCCATGA